From the Drechmeria coniospora strain ARSEF 6962 chromosome 02, whole genome shotgun sequence genome, the window GAACGGCGGCACAAACGGTTCTAACCTTGCCACCACAGGTTGCTGCTATCTGACCTACCTGGTCTATCCGATACCCACGACTCGCAATTTCTGTTGCGAGGCGTGCCGATCTCGactccgccgacgacgacggtcgccgccggcagcaTTACGGCCACCTGTATGTTTGTGGACGTACCCTGACCATCGATCGCCGGGCCGCCTCATTCGTTGATGTGACGGCAAATCGAATGCGATCCAACCCGTGGCCAACCGACGTGTCGATACATCTCTACGGAAATGCCTCCCAGTCACGTTGAACCAGCCCCGACCAACAGCAATGGCGGACACcctccgccaccgccgcccgcgGCGGGGAAAAAGCTAAAGGGCAAGAAAGCCATGGATTCTACCGAGGCATCGAGGCTGCTGCAGGCCCGAATCTCGCAGTTGGAACAAGACGCCGCTGGGGAAAAGGATCAAGAGATCGAGATGGGTCCGTGGCCTCCCGCCGACCTCTCGTCCTGACTCGAACGATTGCTGACATGGACGTGGAAGAGCGCGAAATCAAACGAGCCAACCGCGAACTGATGCATCAGGTCTCGAGGATGGACGATATGCAAAAAATTGACCATCTCACGAAGCGCTCGAGCGAACTCCTGGCCGACATGCGACGCCTCGAGAAGGAGAACCTGAGGAACAAGAAGCGCGGAGACGCGCTTCAAAAGGAACGTGATACCAACAGGACCGAACTGAGCAAGACGGTCGGTCTGAAGGAGAAATTAGAAAAGCTGTGCCGCGAGCTACAGCGAGACAATAACAAGATGAAGGTAGGCCGTTGTGCACCACCGTGGTTGGGCGTGCGTGGCGGATGCTGACCTTGAGCCCCGCGTCCAGAACGAGAATAAAGAGCACCAGACGACGCTCAAGCGTTTCAACGTAAACTGGGATGAGAAATACGCCGCTCTCTTGGCCAAGCTGGAAGGCTATCAAGAAGAGAAGGACACCCCACGGAAGCACGTCGTGGACATGGAGGTGGACGAACTGTAGGGTGCCCCAGCATCGCCTCTGGTCTTTGGACAACGTTGTTGATCGAGCTCTGCAGGTTTCGCGTTCGCTTCAAGTCCTTCATCGAGCAGTATGAGCTCCGGGAGTTGCACTTCCACTCCCTCATGCGCACGAAGGAGCTTGAAGTACAACATCACCTGGCCCGCTATGAGCGAGAAAAGAAGAACGCCGAGTCGGAGTCGAACAAGGCTCGCCATCTCCAGTCGCAAGTTCAAGCGTTTACCAAGACGGAGACGGAACTTCGCAACCAACTCAACGTCTACGTCGACAAGTTCAAGCAGGTGAGTGGCCGTCCCTCGACTGCGACGCACGTCCCTCCCCCGGCGTTCTCTGACTCCCTCCAGGTCGAAGATACGCTCAACAACAGCAATGACCTCTTTCTCTCCTTTCGCAAGGAGATGGAGGACATGTCGAAGAAGGGGAAGCGGCTCGAAAAGGAGAACGAAGGTCTCAAGCGTCAAAAGGATGCGACGGCAGCCAACATCATCCGCATGGCGGAGGAACGCCAGGAGTGGAAGAGAAAACTGGACGCGGCAGACAAGAAGACGGCAAAACTGATGAGCATCATCCAGCAGATGCAGCAACAGGGCCGAAAGGTGccgccgaccatggccaACACGGTCGAAGCCAACTGCACGAACGGCAGCCAAGGCGCCGTGCGGGGGGACGAGAGCGAATACTCCAACGAGGGCAGGGAAGGCGAGCTCAGCgagttcgacgacgacacggaAGAAGAACCTCAGCCCGCGGAGCAGCAGGGACGACCCATCACGTACGGACCTGAGCGGCCACCGCAGCCGCAACCGGCAGTGATGAACGGGCACTAGGAggccgccatctcggccgttCACTCGGGATTGCACGGCTCGGGCGGGCATCAGGAGGGGTGGCACGGACATGGTGAGGCCCTGATGCTTCTGTCGCTGCTGGACCTGCTGCGACGGCAGCGGTCGGATCCCTTGcctgtcgacgagctcgtggCCCATATCAGACGCCATGCTCCTGGTGCCGTCAGGAT encodes:
- a CDS encoding putative muscle-derived protein: MPPSHVEPAPTNSNGGHPPPPPPAAGKKLKGKKAMDSTEASRLLQARISQLEQDAAGEKDQEIEMEREIKRANRELMHQVSRMDDMQKIDHLTKRSSELLADMRRLEKENLRNKKRGDALQKERDTNRTELSKTVGLKEKLEKLCRELQRDNNKMKNENKEHQTTLKRFNVNWDEKYAALLAKLEGYQEEKDTPRKHVVDMEVDELFRVRFKSFIEQYELRELHFHSLMRTKELEVQHHLARYEREKKNAESESNKARHLQSQVQAFTKTETELRNQLNVYVDKFKQVEDTLNNSNDLFLSFRKEMEDMSKKGKRLEKENEGLKRQKDATAANIIRMAEERQEWKRKLDAADKKTAKLMSIIQQMQQQGRKVPPTMANTVEANCTNGSQGAVRGDESEYSNEGREGELSEFDDDTEEEPQPAEQQGRPITYGPERPPQPQPAVMNGH